The following coding sequences lie in one Candidatus Methylacidiphilales bacterium genomic window:
- a CDS encoding YebC/PmpR family DNA-binding transcriptional regulator has translation MGRQWLHAKRAVAGLKKSQATGKLVKEIMVAAKHGGADPSANARLFAAIEKARKESVSRDVIERAIKKGAGIGDEKLVIEHVNFEGYAPHKVPVIVEVVTDNNNRTAPQIRVLFKGGQLGAAGANKFLFDHVGLVEAHCPDKNADIEAAAIEAGANEVEPLTHSQNDDIPEDACGARFITERTALHAVSQWLSKNGWTVITSEMGHLAKNYPELSEEQRAEVGEFLQALEDHDDVHRVWV, from the coding sequence ATGGGTCGCCAATGGTTGCATGCCAAACGGGCGGTTGCCGGACTGAAAAAGTCCCAGGCCACCGGTAAACTGGTCAAGGAAATCATGGTTGCCGCCAAGCACGGCGGAGCCGATCCCTCGGCCAACGCCCGCTTGTTTGCCGCGATCGAAAAAGCCAGAAAAGAAAGCGTCTCGCGTGATGTGATCGAGCGCGCCATCAAAAAGGGCGCCGGCATTGGCGACGAAAAGTTGGTGATCGAGCACGTCAACTTTGAAGGTTACGCCCCCCACAAAGTGCCGGTCATTGTCGAAGTCGTCACCGACAACAACAACCGCACTGCGCCGCAAATCCGGGTCCTGTTCAAGGGCGGGCAGCTCGGAGCGGCAGGCGCCAACAAATTTCTTTTTGACCATGTCGGGCTGGTCGAGGCACATTGTCCGGACAAAAATGCCGACATAGAGGCTGCCGCCATCGAAGCGGGGGCGAACGAAGTCGAGCCGCTGACGCATTCCCAAAATGACGATATTCCGGAGGATGCCTGTGGTGCGCGCTTTATCACGGAGCGCACGGCGCTGCATGCGGTTTCGCAATGGCTTTCGAAAAACGGCTGGACTGTGATTACGAGTGAAATGGGACACCTGGCCAAGAATTATCCCGAGTTGAGCGAGGAACAGCGCGCCGAAGTCGGCGAATTTCTCCAGGCCTTGGAAGATCACGACGACGTCCACCGCGTCTGGGTGTAG
- a CDS encoding riboflavin synthase: MFCGIVEETGIVQNLVREEPVCKLTVEADKVLHGTKIGDSIANNGCCLTVTGIVGKKLTFDLLEETLRCSNLGTLKTGHRINLERSLRADGRVGGHFVTGHIDETGLITRWEQEGNDYVLEVEVSREFERYLVPKGSVAIDGISLTVGRVHGRKFNVWIIPHTREVTALTERKTGDRVNLEFDLLAKYTEKLLSRA; the protein is encoded by the coding sequence ATGTTCTGTGGCATCGTCGAAGAAACGGGTATTGTCCAAAACCTCGTCAGGGAGGAGCCCGTCTGCAAATTGACCGTGGAAGCCGACAAGGTTCTCCATGGAACAAAAATCGGCGACAGCATCGCCAACAACGGTTGCTGCCTGACCGTCACCGGTATTGTCGGAAAAAAACTGACTTTTGACCTGCTGGAAGAAACCCTGCGCTGCAGCAATCTGGGCACCCTCAAGACGGGCCACCGAATCAATCTTGAACGCTCCCTGCGGGCCGACGGCCGCGTGGGCGGACACTTTGTCACCGGCCATATTGATGAAACCGGGCTGATCACACGCTGGGAGCAGGAGGGCAATGATTACGTTCTGGAAGTAGAAGTTTCGCGCGAATTCGAGCGCTATCTGGTTCCAAAGGGTTCCGTCGCCATCGACGGCATCAGCCTGACCGTCGGCCGGGTCCACGGACGAAAATTCAATGTCTGGATCATTCCCCACACGCGCGAGGTCACCGCGCTCACGGAACGGAAAACCGGCGACCGGGTGAACTTGGAATTCGATCTTCTCGCAAAATATACGGAAAAACTTCTGAGCCGGGCGTGA
- a CDS encoding acyltransferase has translation MHPIPTESDLRQKRFDFCPWLFKNGSTAEEKAAQVEYQALLGRVYGVTVGANCYLSPAAAIIGFPPQNTFKMGTNGFVAGGCYITDEVSLGNNCSLNPYVTIRGKFCGGDGIRIGAYACIVGFNHGYARIDVPIHEQMHTSKGVVMGDDVWVGAHATIIDGVAVGSHAILAAGAVVTKDVPDYAIVGGNPAKILRMRNMAEIAKPG, from the coding sequence ATGCATCCCATCCCAACCGAATCCGATCTTCGCCAAAAACGCTTCGATTTTTGCCCCTGGCTGTTCAAGAACGGAAGCACCGCCGAAGAAAAAGCAGCCCAGGTGGAATACCAGGCCCTCTTGGGCCGGGTTTACGGCGTGACCGTGGGCGCGAATTGTTATCTCTCGCCCGCGGCTGCCATCATTGGGTTCCCTCCGCAGAATACTTTTAAAATGGGCACCAATGGTTTTGTCGCGGGCGGTTGTTACATCACGGATGAGGTGTCGCTCGGAAACAACTGCTCGCTGAATCCTTATGTTACTATTCGTGGCAAATTTTGTGGCGGCGACGGCATCCGCATCGGGGCCTACGCCTGCATCGTCGGGTTCAACCACGGTTATGCCCGGATCGACGTTCCGATTCACGAGCAGATGCACACCAGCAAGGGTGTCGTGATGGGAGATGATGTCTGGGTTGGCGCGCACGCCACGATCATCGATGGCGTGGCTGTCGGCAGCCATGCCATTCTGGCCGCAGGCGCGGTTGTCACCAAGGATGTGCCGGACTATGCCATCGTCGGCGGCAACCCGGCCAAAATTCTCCGCATGAGAAACATGGCTGAAATTGCAAAACCCGGTTAA
- a CDS encoding DUF4337 domain-containing protein: protein MEAPEVPTEHLHEALEHETKHSGERWVLGVALSAAIIAALAAIASLLAGANANEAMIDQMQASDQWSYYQAKGIKSSVLAGRIELLSALGKQSDPADAVKLAAYKKEQEAIQAEAEEKQAGSRHHLHIHEIMARSVTLLQVAIAICAVSVLTKRRRFWYLSLVFAAIGLAFLLQGLAAGR, encoded by the coding sequence ATGGAAGCACCTGAAGTACCCACCGAACATCTGCATGAAGCCCTTGAGCATGAAACCAAGCACAGCGGCGAACGCTGGGTGCTGGGCGTGGCCCTCAGCGCAGCCATTATCGCCGCCCTGGCGGCCATCGCGTCGCTTCTGGCGGGCGCCAACGCGAACGAAGCCATGATCGACCAGATGCAGGCAAGCGACCAGTGGAGCTATTACCAGGCCAAGGGCATCAAAAGCAGCGTCCTGGCCGGCAGGATCGAGCTCCTATCCGCGCTCGGCAAACAATCCGATCCGGCCGATGCCGTAAAGCTGGCCGCATACAAGAAGGAACAGGAAGCCATCCAGGCCGAAGCTGAAGAAAAGCAGGCCGGCTCCAGGCACCACCTCCATATCCACGAAATCATGGCCCGCAGCGTGACCCTGCTTCAGGTCGCCATCGCCATATGCGCGGTCTCAGTCCTCACCAAACGGCGCAGGTTTTGGTACCTGAGCCTTGTTTTTGCGGCAATCGGCCTGGCCTTTTTGCTTCAAGGCCTCGCCGCCGGCAGATAG
- a CDS encoding ABC transporter permease has translation MNWQIVRGLVLRHTYLYRRSVPRMIEMVFWPLMDLLVWGFLTVYLKDIHSGPAGAVTYLLGAMIFWDILFRSQQGVTMSFLEDVWSRNILNVFVAPVRVREFLAATYFVGLFKVAVIVVLLSTLSILLYHFNIYDMGLGLVPFFANLILMGWGLGMVATALILRYGQSVETLAWAIPFLLQPLAAVFYPVRVLPHWLQPVSWCLPATHVFEGMRAVLRGEGFPMQHLLWASALNVIFYAVEAWFFSRMFASARKKGFLAKLATR, from the coding sequence ATGAATTGGCAAATTGTCAGGGGGCTTGTGCTGCGGCATACGTATCTTTACCGGCGCAGTGTGCCGCGGATGATCGAGATGGTTTTTTGGCCTCTTATGGACCTGTTGGTCTGGGGCTTTCTCACGGTTTATCTCAAGGACATCCACAGCGGCCCGGCGGGAGCCGTCACCTATTTGCTGGGCGCAATGATCTTCTGGGACATCCTGTTCCGTTCCCAGCAGGGGGTGACGATGTCCTTTTTGGAGGACGTCTGGTCGCGCAATATCCTTAACGTATTCGTGGCGCCTGTGCGCGTCCGGGAATTTTTGGCAGCGACTTATTTTGTTGGACTTTTCAAGGTCGCGGTCATCGTTGTGCTGCTTTCCACGCTTTCGATCCTGCTTTATCACTTTAATATTTACGACATGGGGCTGGGCCTGGTTCCTTTTTTCGCAAATTTGATCCTGATGGGCTGGGGACTGGGAATGGTCGCCACGGCGCTGATCCTGCGTTATGGTCAATCGGTCGAAACGCTGGCCTGGGCGATTCCTTTCCTGCTTCAGCCCCTTGCGGCGGTTTTTTATCCGGTGAGGGTGTTGCCGCACTGGTTGCAACCGGTTTCCTGGTGCCTGCCGGCCACGCATGTGTTTGAAGGCATGCGAGCAGTGCTCAGGGGCGAGGGGTTTCCGATGCAACATCTGCTCTGGGCTTCCGCGTTGAACGTGATTTTTTATGCCGTGGAAGCCTGGTTTTTCAGCCGGATGTTCGCCTCCGCGCGGAAGAAGGGCTTCCTGGCCAAACTGGCCACGCGTTGA